The Oncorhynchus masou masou isolate Uvic2021 chromosome 2, UVic_Omas_1.1, whole genome shotgun sequence genomic sequence ACCACGGCCATCACGAAAGCCACTGCAGCCACAAGCGACACAGTACGCCAATGTGACACGGTGCTAACAACCGCCTCCTGCAAGCAAAACGAAAAGTCAATCACACAACAGTGGAACCATTACGATTGTCCGTACTAACCAGAGTCATAGGCTGGACTAGGCTGAGCTAAAGCCTTAGTGCTCGTTCTGGGATGTATAGGCGTgaggcaaggttactcatcatcAAACAAGCTTAGCTTCATGAACTGACAGTATTGTGACGTGGCACAGGTAGCTGAACTCGGTGTTGCCCACATCGGAACTGCCTGCCTGCATCGGCCGTTGAGGACACATGTGCATGGTCGTATTTGAGTAGAAGTGAGCGCTTCCTCCTCTTGATATGCATGCACGTGTGAATCACCATACGTAGAACTTACCAACTAGCATGGTTTACATTTTGGTTTGTCCGATGGGCATGTGACTTATGGCTATTACTTGTCAGATGTGCATTCTTGAATAGATCAGTTAATAAGAAGTTTGTCCAAAATAACTGACAAGCCATGGAAACGCTGTGGGGGATAGATCCAGAATCTCCTCATTACCGGCCATCAAAGTTCGCCTACGTTTAGGCTATTGTTTATCTGTGTATTTGACAACATGTCGGTGTAAAGAAAAAAAACTGTACAACACCTGTATGTATGTCACCCGCAATACATGTTCACATCATCTTTACCAATCAATTGCATAACACTTAAAAACAACTTAATACCACCACTAATTGCTATATGGCTAGCTACGCTATCAGCTTATCCAAACGGCGGTTGACATTTAGCAGACATATTTTCTAAACCCAAAAAGGACATTAAATATTATGCACCAAATAAGATTTTAGTAAGCACATTGTGGGCCTTTTCGAACACATACATCATGACAGATTTGACAAATATCCACTTTGTTAGATCAGCTTTAAAAAATATGTAATTTATTAAATGGGCACCAATGACCTCATCAGTCCTCTATCCCCCACAGTCTGTTTTCAATTGATCTCTTTACTGCACGTATGTATTGATTGTGATAGCGTCTCTGCTCTTGTggtattttaaaaaataaaatatagtcCCATTGTACATCCGGACGGGCATGTTGGCATACTCCAGTGGGGTACTCACCCATCCTCCTTGCTGTCGGATCCAAGCGGAGACATTTTCCCTGATGAACTGTAATACCCAGCTAATAACCTTCTTGATGATTTCTAAGTGGTTCTGTGTCAGTGCCTTGGAAAGGGGGATAACAAATATACATATAGTGTGAGGGGAGATTCATTctgctttattttatttttttattttttatttaaccaggcaagtagactgaacacgttctcatttacagcaacgacctggggaacagttaaaggggagaggaaggaggatgaatgagccaattgtaaacgggtgatgattaggtgaccgtgatggtatgaaggccaggttgggaatttagccaggacaccggggttaagtgccatgggatctttagttaccagagagagtCAGCACACCCGTTTAACTtcccatccaaaagacggcaccctacacagggcaatgtccccaatcactgcattgggattttttttttggACCAGAGTAAAGGgggcctcctactggccctccaacaccacttccagcagcatctggtctcccatccagggaccaaccctgcttagctttagaagcaagccagcagtgggatgcagggtggtatgctgctggcatttAAAAACTTTACAATTGTAAGTTTCAATGATTTCATATTCAGTAACAGGCACATTCCAAGTGTTACCTTGTAAATAAGCTTGTAGGCCAAGTGAAACAGGGAGACCACTCTGCCCCAGTTGATACCATCTGCAAAGATTTCCCTGGCCACTGAGAAGAACACATCCTGGACACAGTTTACCTGGACTGTGCTTATTAGGCtgtcagaggaaggagagacaaaTAATTAGAACATGAGGAAAAGTAATTGTTTCTCTTTCCATGTTTCTTGTTGTCAAGGAAATGAAATAATGATAAAATAATAAAGTTCTTCATTTGATGACAATTTGCCAAACCACTACAATAGGATATGGGAATATACTCATGTGTTCACATCCAGGCTTATATTTTTTGTTTGCTTGAGTAAAATAGTACATAAAACCACCACCATCACATAGACCAGCCAAATACAAATGTTTAAAATTatttttgaataactacctcatctctgcaccccacacgcacagataattgtaaggtcccgcagtggagcagtgaatttcaaacacagattcaaccacaaagaccagggaggttttccaatgcttcgcaAAGAAGGGTAGATAGGTAAAAAACTAAacaagacattgaatatccctttgagcctggtgaagtcattaattacactttggatggtgtatcaatacacacagtcacttcaaatatacaggcatccttcctaactcagttaccagagaggaaggaaaccactcagggatttcatcatgaggccaatggtgactttggaagaggaagcctgtacagaataaaaatattccaaaatatgcgTCCTGTtttcaacaaggcactaaagtaatactgaaacAAATGTGGCGaaacaattaactttttgtcctgaatacaaggtGTTATTTTTAAGGCCAATCCAATACACCACATTACTGAGTTccactctccatatttccaagcatagttgaggctgcatcatgttatgggtatgcttgtaatcgttaaggactggggagtttgtcaggataAAACAGAAATGgcatagagctaagcacaggcaaaatcctagaggaaaacctggttcagtctgctttccaccagacactgtgaGATGAATacacttttcagcaggacaataacctaaaacacctaGAGCTGCTcatcaagaagacagtgaatgttccggAGTGGCCTAGGTAGTGTTGACTTAAATCTATGGGAaggcctgaaaatggttgtctagcaatgatcaacaaccaatttgacagagcttgaagaattttgaaaataattaaGGGGAAATGTCCAGATGTGGAAAGCGCTTTGTGACTTACcaagagagactcacagctgtaatcactgccaaaggtgattgtacaaagtattgactcaggggtgtgaatagttacgTAAATGagctatttctgtatttcattttcaatcaatttgcaaacataaaaaataaaaataaagttcAAGTGGGatatatattgtgtgtagatgggtgaaaaaaacaataatttaacccattttgaattcagactgaAACACAAcatttggaataagtcaaggggtatgaatactttctgaaggcactgtaactaatATGCTAATTCAGAAGAAAATAACGTCATACTGTTGTAGCTCAGCATTTCTGTTCAGGTCATCAGCGATCAGCAGCAGCTGTTGTACCACTTCTTTGACTTGGTGGTCCTCTAGTTCGTTGGGTCTGCCACCAAGGTCCTCTGGAGTCAAACGTCTCTCTGGGTTTTCTGCACTGACCCTCTCTATGACATACCTTCATGGATAAAAATGTACAAATATTTTGTGAAAATGGATAATGTGATCATCGGGATGGATACTAATGGTACTAGTGCTAAGTTTATTTACCCTCTTAAAACAACAGCTCCTTGTTCCATAATTCTGTCGTCGATGACATCTGTTACAAAGATGTTGTTAGTgattttatgtttttattatcAATGTTTAATGACATGACAGTTTATTGTGGTGATCAGATAGATGTGTTAATCACGCATTGTGCTCCAATTCAATTGGCAGAGTCTTTTGCTCACTCCCAGAACCTGCATGTTTCCTTTATGATGTAGACTTTGTATGCCACTTTACTTGGGGGTTAGAGttatgccgcgttcaaaacaactggaagcTCGGGAACTCGgaaatcaattcaattcaattcaattcaaggggctttattggcatgggaaacatgtgttaacattgccaaagcaagtaaggtatataatatataaagtgaaatctctaacttccaacttcagtgcgttcaaaaaAACGGTGAACTCGAAAAAACCCgatttgaacagtcatccaactcgaaATTCCAAGTCGGGGACTCGGGCCACTTTCTAGATTTCGACTTTCCGAACTTATGATTTTGATTTGACCTAGTATTACACTTTTTGTTTCCCATTTGTTACAGTGAAGTGACGTCAAATGACATTTCTATGGCCTTCCAAGCTCAAAGTGTGTAGCCCAAAATAGTTATAGATTTTTAGTGCTAGATTTTTACATGTTGAAATAGCCGACCTCACTAAGACTGTTTTCACCATTTCGCTAATTAGTCTAACTAGGCCTACATGCTGAAACAATCAGGGGGAAACAAAGTATCGCTTCGATCGCGACCAATGATTCTGACGGGACCCTGTACTTTGTGTTAGTTGACAATATTTTAGATTTTAAAAATTCAGGTGACGATCTTTCAAAGTCTCAAGCGCATATTAATATTTACCTTCACCCCCGACTGCACCCGGAGGCTCATCTTCGCCGGTTTTCCGTCTTTCTCGGGAGTCTGCCATCGACGAGAAGTTCTGGGGTGAAGAAGTTCTACACCTCCTGATCACCTCAGCGGGTCTTGACGAATCAGTAACCGCAAGGCGGGGATCTAAAGAAAACAATTATTATGCGTATCTGTCGCTCGCATTGATAAGTAGCCGAATCGTCCAAAAATTACCGCTGTCTACACATTTCTCTCCAGAAAAATACCAAAGATAAGATAGAACAAGGAAGTAACACGGAAATACACAGTGGGTTGGCCCTGGGCTGCTTGTTGTGTGTCTAAACTACGCCTCTTCTTCGTGTGTCTTTCCGGCAGACGAGACAATATGTTGCGTATTGCTGCCTTTCACAGTTTGGAAAGTGCATTGCACATTCGTTCACAAAGAAAATGTGTTGCACCACCATCTaacccagggatgggcaactctagTCCTCGGggacctgattggtgtcacacctTTGCCCcagacccagctaacacaccaGACTCCAATAAGTCATTCTAAACTGAagtcatgatcttcagtttagaatgcaatctgtttaatcagctgtgtttgccaGGGATGGGGAAAATGTGTGACACCACTTCGGGCCCCTGAGGACCTGAGctgagtgttcaaaacattaagaacatcctcctaatattgagttgatttaaatattgacatcgataatggatcatagctttttcctggattcacctggtcagtctatatgtccTCATATTTTAGTGCAAAAGAACTACAGGGGGTTTTGAGAGAAAGGTGTCGAGCCTCTTTAGGCCAAGGGCCTGGTGTAGGATCTGTTTGGGTCAAAGTAGTGGGAAGGAGTGGCGAGGTGTGTTTGGGATAGTggtaaatacactgagtgtacaaaacattacagacacctgctctttccaggacatacagttgaagtcggacgtttaaatacaccttagccaactacatttaaacttagtttgtcacaattcctgacatttaaacctagtaaaaattccctgtcttcggtcagttaggatcaccactttattttaagaatgtgaaaagtcagaataatagtagagatagttatttttttcagcttttatttattttatcacattcccagtgggtcagaattttacatacactcaattagtatttggtagcattgtctttaaaattgtttaacttgggtcaaatgttctgggtagccttccacaagcttcccacaaaaagttgggtaaacttttggcccattcctcctgacagagctggtgtaactgagacaggtttgtaggcctccttgctcgcacatgctttttcagttctgcccacaaattttgtataggattgaggtcagggctttgtgatggccactccagtaccttgactttgttgtccttaagccattttgccacaactttggaagtatgcttggggtcattgtccatttggaagacccatttgcgaccaagctttaatttcctgacttatgtcttgagatgttatcgtaatatatccacataattttcctccctctcgatgccatctattttgtgaagtgcaccagtccttcctgcagcaaagcacccccacaacatgatgctaccacccctgtgcttcaaggtggagatggtgttcttcgggttgcaagcctccccctctttccttcaaacataacgatggtcattatggccaaacagttttatttttgtttcatcagaccagaggattcgccaaaaagtataatctttgtccccatgtgcagttgcaaactgttgtctggctttttttatggcagttttggagcagtggcttcttccttgctgagtggcctttcaggttatgtcgatataggactcgtttcactatgaataaagatacttttgtacctgtttcctccagcatcttcacaaggtcctttgctgttgttctgggattgatttgccctttttgcaccaaagtacgttcatctaggagacagaacgcgtctccttcctgagcggtatgacggctgcgtggtcccatggtgtttatacttgcttactattgtttgtacagatgaacgtggtaccttcaggcgtttggaaattgctcccaaggatgaaccagacttgtggaggtctacaatttttttacgaggtcttggctgatttctttcaattttccatgatgtcaagcaaagaggcattgagtttgaaggtaggtcttgaaatacatccacaggtacacctccaattgactcaaataatgtcaattagcctatcagatgcttctaaagccatgacaccattttctggaatgttccaagctgtttaaaggcacagtcaacttaatgtatgtaatttctcacccactggaattgtgaaacagtgaattataagtgaagtaatctgtctgtaaacagttgttggagaaattacttgtgtcatgcacaaagtagatgtcctaactgacttgccaaaactatagtttgttaacaagaaatttgtggagtggttgaaaaacaagcttttatgactccaacctacagtgccttgcgaaagtattcggcccccttgaactttgcgaccttttgccacatttcaggcttcaaacatatagatataaaactgtatttttttgtgaagaatcaacaacaagtgggacacaatcatgaagtggaacgacatttattggatatttcaaacttttttaacaaatcaaaaactgaaaaattgggcgtgcaaaattattcagcccccttaagttaatactgtgtagcgccaccttttgctgtgattacagctgtaagtcgcttggggtatgtctctatcagttttgcacatcgagagacttacattttttcccattcctccttgcaaaacagctcgagctcagtgaggttggatggagagcatttgtgaacagcagttttcagttctgtccacagattctcaattggattcaggtctggactttgacttggccattctaacacctggatatgtttatgtTTGAACCATTCCAtcgtagattttgctttatgttttggatcattgtcttgttggaagacaaatctccgtcccagtctcaggtcttttggagactccatcaggttttcttccagaatggtcctgtatttggctccatccatcttcccatcaattttaaccatcttccctgtccctgctgaagaaaagcaggcccaaaccatgatgctgccaccaccatgtttgacagtggggatggtgtgttcacagtgatgagctgtgttgcttttacgccaaacataacgttttgcattgttgccaaaaagttcaattttggtttcatctgaccagagcaccttcttccacatgtttggtgtgtctcccaggtggcttgtggcaaactttaaacaacactttttatggatgtctttaagaaatggctttcttcttgccactcttccataaaggccagatttgtgcaatatacgactgatcgttgtcctatggacagagtcccctcctcagctgtagatctctgcagttcatccagattGATCATGgccctcttggctgcatctctgatcagtgtTCTCCaagtatgagctgaaagtttagagggacggccaggtcttggtagatttgcagtggtctgatactccttccatttcaatattatcgcttgcacagggctccttgggatgtttaaagcttgggaaatctttttgtatccaaatccggctttaaacttcttcgcaacagtatctcggacctgcctggtgtattccttgttcttcatgatgctctctgcgcttttaacggacctctgagactatcacagtgcaggtgcatttatacggagacttgattacacacaggtggattgtatttttcatcattagtcatttaggtcaacattggatcattcagagatcctcactgaacttctggagagagtttgctgcactgaaagtaaaggggctgaataattttgcacacacaatttttcagtttttgatttgttaaaaaagtttgaaatatccaataaatgtcgttccacttcatgattgtgtcccacttgttgttgattcttcacgaaaaatacagttttatatctttatgtttgaagcctgaaatgtggcaaaagatc encodes the following:
- the LOC135505102 gene encoding apoptosis regulator BAX-like → MADSRERRKTGEDEPPGAVGGEDVIDDRIMEQGAVVLRGYVIERVSAENPERRLTPEDLGGRPNELEDHQVKEVVQQLLLIADDLNRNAELQHLISTVQVNCVQDVFFSVAREIFADGINWGRVVSLFHLAYKLIYKALTQNHLEIIKKVISWVLQFIRENVSAWIRQQGGWEAVVSTVSHWRTVSLVAAVAFVMAVVYWRKTR